One stretch of Arachis duranensis cultivar V14167 chromosome 1, aradu.V14167.gnm2.J7QH, whole genome shotgun sequence DNA includes these proteins:
- the LOC107465117 gene encoding uncharacterized protein LOC107465117: MDSPHSVVSPFKSLVLNEGTEKHKHDDVFEVNGKEAVMSNGDEDSIGMLDVYIHQARDIQNICIYHKQDVYAKICLTSNPDDTVSTKTINGGGRNPVFNENLRVSVRTIDSSLKCEIWMLSRVKNYLEDQLLGFALVPLSEVLLVQDGKLEKEFSLSSTDLFHSPAGFVQLSLSYTGASPDVMAISTIPKEVGAQDSETGESLTRDLEKIEFPDPKIVNEDHLMLVESFSACSVESVQLPPKVDSPPSSVSTNGVTSPVPASSESSEAAAANSKSPGQEQISSTKDAKHVDAIDGESDSSNGVLPSVSFPKPVVTVNLVPEPNLVQQDIVDMYNKSMQQFTESLAKMKLPMDIKSEATSSGNSSTEEKLQTPKSNNSRVFYGSRAFF; this comes from the coding sequence ATGGATTCACCACATTCTGTTGTGTCACCATTCAAGAGCTTGGTCTTGAATGAGGGTACTGAGAAGCACAAGCATGATGATGTATTTGAGGTGAATGGAAAAGAGGCTGTGATGTCAAATGGGGATGAAGATTCAATTGGCATGCTTGATGTATATATACACCAAGCTAGGGACATTCAGAACATCTGCATATACCATAAGCAAGATGTTTATGCCAAGATTTGCCTCACTTCTAACCCTGATGACACTGTTTCCACCAAGACCATCAATGGTGGAGGAAGGAACCCAGTGTTCAATGAGAATCTAAGGGTTAGTGTTAGGACTATTGATTCCTCACTCAAATGTGAGATTTGGATGCTTAGCAGGGTCAAGAATTACCTTGAGGACCAGTTGCTTGGTTTTGCTTTGGTGCCTTTGTCTGAGGTACTGCTAGTTCAGGATGGGAAATTGGAGAAAGagttctctctttcttcaactGATTTGTTCCATTCTCCGGCCGGTTTTGTTCAGTTGTCGCTTTCTTACACTGGTGCTTCGCCAGATGTTATGGCGATTTCTACAATTCCTAAGGAGGTTGGAGCGCAGGACTCCGAGACGGGTGAGTCGCTGACGAGGGATTTGGAAAAGATTGAGTTCCCTGATCCGAAGATTGTGAATGAAGATCACTTGATGCTCGTGGAAAGCTTCTCTGCTTGCAGTGTTGAGTCTGTTCAGCTTCCTCCCAAGGTTGATTCCCCACCCAGCAGTGTGTCAACAAATGGTGTCACCTCTCCGGTGCCTGCAAGCTCGGAATCATCTGAAGCTGCTGCTGCTAATTCCAAGTCTCCCGGTCAGGAACAAATTTCCAGCACCAAAGATGCTAAACATGTGGATGCTATAGATGGTGAGAGTGATTCCTCAAATGGGGTTCTTCCAAGTGTGTCATTCCCTAAGCCTGTTGTTACTGTGAACCTTGTCCCAGAACCGAATTTGGTGCAGCAGGATATAGTAGACATGTACAACAAAAGCATGCAGCAATTTACTGAGTCATTGGCCAAAATGAAGCTTCCTATGGACATAAAAAGTGAGGCAACTAGTTCAGGGAATTCGAGCACTGAGGAGAAGTTGCAGACACCGAAGAGTAACAACTCGCGCGTATTTTATGGTAGCAGGGCTTTCTTCTGA